In a single window of the Deinococcus aetherius genome:
- a CDS encoding PIN domain-containing protein, producing the protein MRTPTAPVSAALLDANILLRYLTGDPKPLADRARMLFERAERGEVRLILTPLTVAECVWVLKSFYKHPLPVIASALQQVMALGGVTTGQEGVVGDALTSMARHNVDFADAYLAELARRGGMSVATFDADFGRLGVTLLAP; encoded by the coding sequence ATGCGCACCCCGACTGCCCCGGTGTCCGCCGCCCTGCTCGATGCCAACATCTTGCTGCGATACCTGACGGGTGATCCCAAGCCCCTTGCCGACCGTGCCCGGATGTTGTTCGAGCGGGCCGAGCGCGGAGAAGTGCGTCTGATCCTGACCCCGCTGACGGTCGCAGAGTGCGTGTGGGTGTTGAAGTCTTTCTATAAACATCCCCTCCCGGTCATTGCCAGCGCTCTGCAACAGGTTATGGCCCTGGGTGGGGTGACCACGGGGCAGGAGGGGGTGGTCGGCGACGCGCTGACCAGCATGGCCCGCCACAACGTCGATTTCGCCGACGCTTACCTGGCCGAACTTGCGCGACGTGGGGGCATGAGCGTGGCGACCTTCGACGCGGATTTTGGGCGGCTGGGTGTGACCCTTCTGGCACCCTGA
- the lepA gene encoding translation elongation factor 4, protein MNVRNFSIIAHVDHGKSTLADRILERLGAMGERDRRDQTLDTLELERERGITIKSTPVRLTYKRENGEEYTFNLIDTPGHVDFNYEVSRSLAACEGVLLLVDASQGVEAQTIVNAYLAIDNNLEIVPVVNKIDLPAADPEGAAKELEDVIGIPAGDAVFASGKTGQGVDDLLEAIVERIPAPPGDPQAPLKALIFDSFYDAYQGVILFVRVLEGTLSPKQPIMLFNSGKTFEVDKVGTFTPGLVVGESLPAGSVGWVAAGIKDIHDAQVGDTVTQKDRPTPEPFPGFKPAQPVVFSGLYPTDTEDYRRLREALERLKLNDAAFNFEPETSEALGFGFRCGFLGLLHAEIIQERLEREYDLDLIATAPAVVYRVTLTNGTVFETQNPAEFPTRDRITTVEEPYIKLSVMLPEEYVGPVMQLLQERRGSMVTMNYVGKRVELIYEVPFAEILYDFHDRLKSISRGYASMDYEQIGYREGELRKVDILVNNEVVDALAVIVHEDKAYSLGRKIVDKMAEVIPRQMFPVPVQATIGGKIIARATVKAYRKDVLAKCYGGDISRKKKLLEKQKKGRARMKQIGTVEVPQEAFLAVLSTEE, encoded by the coding sequence GTGAACGTTCGGAACTTCTCCATCATCGCCCACGTGGACCACGGCAAGTCCACGCTCGCCGACCGTATCCTGGAGCGGCTGGGCGCGATGGGCGAGCGCGACAGGCGCGACCAGACGCTCGACACGCTCGAACTGGAGCGCGAGCGCGGTATCACCATCAAATCCACCCCCGTGCGGTTGACGTACAAGCGTGAGAACGGCGAGGAGTACACCTTCAACCTGATCGACACGCCGGGTCACGTGGACTTCAACTACGAGGTCTCCCGCTCGCTCGCCGCGTGCGAGGGCGTGCTGCTCCTCGTGGACGCCTCGCAGGGCGTGGAGGCGCAGACCATCGTCAACGCCTACCTCGCCATCGACAACAACCTGGAGATCGTCCCGGTCGTCAACAAGATCGACCTGCCCGCCGCCGACCCGGAAGGTGCGGCCAAGGAACTGGAGGACGTGATCGGCATTCCCGCCGGGGACGCCGTGTTCGCCTCCGGCAAGACCGGGCAGGGGGTGGACGACCTGCTGGAGGCCATCGTCGAGCGCATCCCGGCGCCCCCCGGTGACCCGCAGGCGCCCCTCAAGGCGCTGATCTTCGACTCCTTCTACGACGCGTACCAGGGCGTGATCCTCTTCGTGCGGGTGCTGGAGGGGACCCTGAGCCCCAAGCAGCCCATCATGCTCTTCAACTCGGGCAAGACCTTCGAGGTGGACAAGGTGGGCACCTTCACACCGGGCCTCGTCGTGGGCGAGTCGCTCCCGGCGGGCTCGGTCGGCTGGGTCGCGGCGGGCATCAAGGACATCCACGACGCGCAGGTGGGCGACACGGTGACGCAGAAGGACCGCCCCACCCCCGAGCCCTTCCCCGGCTTCAAGCCCGCGCAGCCGGTCGTATTCTCGGGCCTCTACCCCACCGACACCGAGGACTACCGCCGTCTGCGCGAGGCGCTGGAAAGGCTCAAGCTCAACGACGCGGCCTTCAATTTCGAGCCCGAGACCTCCGAGGCGCTGGGCTTCGGGTTCCGCTGCGGCTTCCTGGGCCTCCTCCACGCCGAGATCATTCAGGAGCGGCTGGAGCGCGAGTACGACCTCGACCTGATCGCCACCGCGCCCGCCGTGGTGTACCGGGTCACGCTGACGAACGGCACCGTCTTCGAGACGCAGAACCCCGCCGAGTTCCCGACCCGCGACCGTATCACGACCGTCGAGGAACCATATATCAAGCTCTCGGTGATGCTCCCCGAGGAGTACGTCGGCCCAGTGATGCAGCTTCTGCAAGAACGCCGGGGCTCGATGGTCACCATGAACTACGTCGGCAAGCGGGTGGAGCTGATCTACGAGGTGCCTTTCGCCGAAATCCTCTACGACTTCCACGACCGCCTCAAGTCCATCTCGCGCGGCTACGCCAGCATGGACTACGAGCAGATCGGCTACCGCGAGGGAGAGCTGCGCAAGGTGGACATCCTCGTGAACAACGAGGTGGTGGACGCGCTGGCCGTCATCGTCCACGAGGACAAGGCGTATTCTCTCGGCCGCAAGATCGTGGACAAGATGGCGGAGGTGATCCCGAGACAGATGTTCCCGGTGCCCGTGCAGGCGACCATCGGCGGCAAGATCATCGCCCGCGCGACGGTGAAGGCGTACCGCAAGGACGTGCTCGCCAAGTGCTACGGCGGCGACATCTCCCGCAAGAAGAAGCTGCTGGAAAAGCAGAAGAAGGGCCGCGCCCGCATGAAGCAGATCGGCACGGTAGAGGTGCCGCAGGAGGCCTTCCTGGCGGTGCTGAGCACGGAGGAGTGA
- a CDS encoding GrpB family protein — MTLGLKRGTVELRPSSPDYPALFDEEHVRVQHALGPLATDIQHVGSTSVPGLIAKPILDLAVAVRDAGATALCVEPLAGIGYTFMGDRVGNGEAFFAKGGDEARTHYFHLLPISHPHWRAYLVFRDALREDAELRDEYTAHKAGFIERVLQRGRVDGER; from the coding sequence ATGACGCTCGGCCTCAAGCGCGGTACCGTCGAACTCCGGCCCTCCTCGCCCGACTACCCGGCGCTGTTCGACGAGGAACACGTTCGTGTGCAACACGCCCTCGGGCCGCTCGCCACCGATATCCAACACGTCGGCAGCACGAGCGTTCCCGGCCTGATCGCCAAACCGATCCTCGACCTCGCCGTTGCCGTGCGTGACGCGGGCGCGACGGCGCTGTGCGTCGAACCTCTCGCCGGGATCGGCTACACCTTCATGGGTGACCGGGTGGGCAACGGCGAAGCCTTCTTCGCGAAGGGCGGCGACGAGGCGCGTACGCACTACTTCCACCTGCTGCCGATCAGTCATCCTCATTGGCGGGCTTACCTCGTCTTCCGCGATGCCTTGCGCGAGGACGCCGAACTGCGCGACGAGTACACGGCGCACAAAGCCGGGTTCATCGAGCGGGTTTTGCAGCGCGGCCGCGTGGACGGCGAGCGGTAA
- a CDS encoding response regulator transcription factor: protein MRLVIADDHPLFRMGLKYALLHQGFDVVAEAADGLRALEACRTWQPDAALLDVKMPGMTGIEVCDRLRQTNPQVVSVLITTFAEPAIVQAARAAGARGYVSKESDPESLARQLRDIVAHPEVDRLPHVDVPRLTPRESDVLPLLAQGYSNKEIAKNLRVSPDTIKDHLARLYAKLEARDRTEAVSRARSIGLLH, encoded by the coding sequence ATGAGACTCGTGATTGCCGATGACCACCCCCTCTTCCGCATGGGCCTGAAGTACGCGCTGCTGCACCAGGGCTTCGACGTGGTGGCCGAGGCCGCCGACGGCCTGCGCGCCCTGGAGGCCTGCCGCACGTGGCAGCCCGACGCCGCCCTGCTCGACGTGAAGATGCCCGGCATGACCGGCATCGAGGTCTGCGACCGCCTGCGCCAGACCAACCCGCAGGTCGTCAGCGTCCTGATCACCACCTTCGCCGAGCCCGCCATCGTGCAGGCCGCCCGCGCCGCCGGGGCTCGCGGCTACGTCAGCAAGGAGTCCGACCCCGAAAGCCTCGCCCGCCAACTGCGCGACATCGTGGCGCACCCCGAGGTAGACCGCCTGCCCCACGTGGACGTGCCGCGCCTGACCCCCCGCGAGTCGGACGTGCTGCCGCTGCTCGCCCAGGGTTACAGCAACAAGGAGATCGCCAAGAACCTGCGAGTCAGCCCCGACACCATCAAGGACCACCTCGCCCGCCTGTACGCCAAGCTGGAGGCCCGCGACCGGACGGAAGCGGTGAGCCGCGCACGCAGCATCGGGCTGCTGCATTGA
- a CDS encoding class I SAM-dependent methyltransferase, translating to MTGGKRQKIRFQRPASGGDRTPSPQAEAGTYFDVRPALLPGRLEGLHVLTKPGVRGCPEVDAAQALLATTMRKDRVRGDVLDLTAMGGLLAALPGVTLRAVEGSAPALSVLRAAGLDPLAAVPGDDLKERWPERAKTVALVLAGDRGNACALAQVAWAHACTPPGGTLYLAGDRDKGYDRYVRAAGKAFGTGETIARDEGMRVARLVRRPGPTPAYPEPERWEGFGVRVVGLPGVFSAGRPDKATAILLGALEGLDLAGKRVLDLGCGTGLIGAWAASRGAEVTLVDGDLQSVRSAAATLSENGLPGEVVHSDVDAELGERTFDAILTNPPFHVGRGVVLDVAREFIAAARRRLRPGGTLYLVANEPLPYETPLRAVGEVRELVREGGFKVLTTTRAG from the coding sequence GTGACGGGAGGCAAGCGGCAGAAGATCAGGTTCCAGCGTCCGGCGAGCGGGGGTGACAGGACCCCGTCCCCCCAGGCGGAGGCTGGAACGTACTTCGACGTGCGCCCCGCCCTCCTCCCGGGGCGGCTGGAGGGCCTGCACGTCCTGACCAAGCCGGGGGTGCGCGGATGCCCCGAGGTGGACGCGGCCCAGGCGCTCCTGGCGACCACGATGCGCAAGGACCGGGTGCGCGGTGACGTGCTCGACCTGACGGCGATGGGGGGCCTCCTCGCCGCTCTCCCGGGCGTGACCCTGCGCGCGGTGGAGGGCTCGGCCCCGGCCCTGAGCGTGCTGCGGGCGGCGGGCCTCGATCCCCTCGCCGCCGTGCCGGGGGACGACCTGAAGGAACGCTGGCCCGAGCGGGCGAAGACGGTGGCCCTCGTCCTCGCGGGGGACCGAGGGAATGCCTGCGCCCTCGCCCAGGTCGCCTGGGCGCATGCCTGCACCCCCCCCGGCGGCACGCTCTACCTCGCCGGGGACCGCGACAAGGGCTATGACCGGTACGTGCGCGCGGCGGGCAAGGCCTTCGGGACGGGGGAGACGATTGCGCGCGACGAGGGGATGCGCGTCGCCCGGCTCGTGCGGCGCCCCGGCCCCACCCCCGCTTACCCCGAGCCCGAACGCTGGGAGGGCTTCGGCGTGCGGGTGGTCGGCCTCCCGGGCGTGTTCAGCGCCGGGCGGCCCGACAAGGCGACCGCGATCCTCCTCGGGGCGCTGGAGGGGCTCGACCTCGCCGGGAAGCGGGTCCTCGACCTGGGGTGCGGCACCGGGCTGATCGGGGCGTGGGCGGCCTCGCGGGGGGCGGAGGTCACGCTGGTGGACGGCGACCTCCAGAGCGTCCGCAGCGCGGCGGCCACTTTGAGCGAGAACGGCCTCCCCGGCGAGGTGGTCCACAGCGACGTGGACGCGGAGCTGGGGGAGCGTACCTTCGACGCGATCCTCACCAACCCGCCCTTCCATGTCGGGCGGGGGGTGGTGCTCGACGTGGCGCGCGAGTTCATCGCGGCGGCCAGGCGGCGGTTGAGGCCGGGCGGGACCCTGTACCTCGTCGCCAACGAGCCGCTGCCGTACGAGACACCCCTGCGCGCCGTGGGGGAGGTGCGCGAACTCGTGCGGGAGGGGGGCTTCAAGGTCCTCACGACGACGCGGGCGGGGTAA
- the rpoD gene encoding RNA polymerase sigma factor RpoD, with protein sequence MLSSEEIAAALSVALEANGLDPESAEAFEDLQLFLAAQNIEVQDLDDEDEDIEEGDEVAAPGAAAEGADEEERYFDDMPRAVSNDPVRQYLHEIGRVPLLTLEEEIALARRIEEGEEARKTLEEEPDFEDRARRRLMRQTEDGAAARQGLIEANLRLVVSIAKKYTGRGLGFLDLIQEGNQGLIRAVEKFEYRRRYKFSTYATWWIRQAINRAIADQARTIRIPVHMVETINKLTRTARQLQQELSREATYEEIAEAMGPGWDAAKVEEVQKVSQEPVSLETPIGDEKDSFYGDFIPDENLDSPVDNAAKTLLSEELEKALSKLTEREALVLKFRKGLVDGREHTLEEVGQRFNVTRERIRQIENKALRKLKYHESRTRKLRDFLD encoded by the coding sequence GTGCTCTCCAGCGAGGAGATCGCCGCCGCCCTCTCGGTCGCGCTGGAGGCGAACGGCCTCGATCCCGAGAGCGCCGAAGCCTTCGAGGACCTGCAACTCTTCCTGGCCGCCCAGAACATCGAGGTGCAGGACCTCGACGACGAGGACGAGGACATCGAGGAGGGGGACGAGGTCGCCGCCCCCGGGGCCGCCGCCGAGGGAGCGGACGAGGAGGAGCGGTACTTCGACGATATGCCGCGCGCCGTCTCCAACGACCCGGTGCGCCAGTACCTTCACGAGATCGGCCGGGTGCCCCTGCTGACCCTGGAGGAGGAGATCGCGCTCGCCCGCCGCATCGAGGAGGGCGAGGAGGCCCGCAAGACGCTGGAGGAGGAGCCCGACTTTGAGGACCGGGCCCGCCGCCGCCTGATGCGCCAGACCGAGGACGGGGCCGCCGCCCGCCAGGGGCTGATCGAGGCCAACCTGCGCCTCGTGGTGAGCATCGCCAAGAAGTACACCGGGCGCGGGCTGGGCTTCCTCGACCTGATTCAGGAGGGCAACCAGGGCCTGATCCGCGCGGTCGAGAAGTTCGAGTACCGCCGCCGCTACAAGTTCTCGACGTACGCGACGTGGTGGATCCGGCAGGCGATCAACCGCGCCATCGCCGACCAGGCCCGGACCATCCGCATCCCGGTGCACATGGTCGAGACGATCAACAAGCTCACCCGCACCGCCCGCCAGCTTCAGCAGGAACTCTCGCGCGAGGCCACCTACGAGGAGATCGCCGAGGCGATGGGCCCGGGCTGGGACGCCGCCAAGGTCGAGGAGGTGCAGAAGGTCTCCCAGGAGCCCGTCTCGCTGGAAACCCCCATCGGCGACGAAAAGGACTCCTTCTACGGCGACTTCATCCCCGACGAGAACCTCGACTCCCCGGTGGACAACGCCGCCAAGACCCTGCTGAGCGAGGAACTGGAAAAGGCCCTCTCCAAGCTCACCGAGCGCGAGGCCCTGGTCCTGAAGTTCCGCAAGGGGCTGGTGGACGGCCGCGAGCACACGCTCGAAGAGGTCGGCCAGCGCTTCAACGTGACCCGCGAGCGCATCCGCCAGATCGAGAACAAGGCCCTGCGCAAGCTCAAGTACCACGAGAGCCGCACCCGCAAGCTGCGCGACTTCCTCGACTGA
- a CDS encoding M23 family metallopeptidase produces MRRAFIPPVVFTLTAALAACGPLPPAQSTVEHDASVQQPGREALTPYYVFAETPRAHLVSGSTLIGQDRARVPDGRLYLQDRQTGASRLLTPPARFGESFYADGGAFSPDGRTAYTVVNAGGDWTLYAIDTESGAATPILTRQTALEHGLTEAEGKTLTVSPDGRQLAFRGYTIRYDEGLGTITHTNALYLMNLTSRVGAQGAGPSLVKVPIRGTGGLPSPSFDSQGRLVETPGRTPRLSEAVERPFKVQDLGVVGRLPIAGTVALSQSFHGSGYAGGSSWGLGLDFAPRPQGTTMAARSIASGVVKNVYSSGCGVYVVVDHTTTTADTYYCHLVTGSPGTYGMAAGKALYEGQPLGTVGNTGVSTGVHLHVALIQGDVFGLRGRDPTRTGCDIASGNWTVGREYQYLADPC; encoded by the coding sequence ATGCGCCGTGCGTTCATCCCGCCTGTCGTGTTCACCCTCACCGCCGCGCTCGCTGCCTGCGGACCGCTGCCGCCTGCCCAATCGACTGTGGAACACGACGCCAGCGTTCAACAGCCCGGCCGGGAAGCCCTCACGCCGTACTACGTCTTCGCGGAGACTCCACGGGCCCATCTGGTTTCGGGCAGCACCCTGATAGGGCAGGACCGGGCGCGGGTTCCCGATGGTCGCCTCTACCTGCAAGACAGGCAGACGGGAGCCTCCCGCCTGCTCACGCCGCCCGCCCGGTTCGGCGAGTCGTTCTACGCGGACGGCGGCGCATTCTCACCCGATGGGCGCACCGCCTACACCGTGGTCAACGCGGGCGGGGACTGGACCCTATATGCCATCGACACGGAAAGCGGGGCGGCGACGCCGATCCTGACCCGCCAGACAGCCCTCGAACACGGGCTGACGGAGGCGGAGGGCAAGACGCTGACGGTTTCCCCCGACGGTCGCCAGCTCGCCTTCCGGGGCTACACCATCCGGTACGACGAGGGGTTGGGCACCATCACCCACACCAACGCGCTGTACCTCATGAACCTGACGAGCCGAGTGGGGGCGCAAGGCGCGGGCCCCTCCCTCGTCAAGGTTCCCATCCGGGGCACGGGAGGCCTCCCCTCCCCGAGCTTCGACTCACAGGGGCGCCTCGTGGAGACGCCGGGACGCACCCCCCGCCTGTCTGAGGCCGTCGAGAGACCGTTCAAGGTGCAGGACCTCGGGGTCGTCGGGCGCCTTCCGATTGCCGGGACCGTGGCGCTCAGCCAGTCCTTCCACGGCTCGGGGTACGCGGGCGGAAGCTCCTGGGGCCTGGGCCTCGACTTCGCGCCCCGCCCGCAGGGCACGACGATGGCCGCCCGCTCCATCGCCAGCGGGGTGGTCAAGAACGTCTACTCCAGCGGGTGCGGCGTGTACGTCGTGGTCGACCACACCACGACGACCGCCGACACGTACTACTGCCACCTCGTCACCGGCAGCCCGGGCACCTACGGCATGGCCGCCGGAAAGGCGTTGTACGAGGGCCAGCCCCTCGGCACGGTCGGCAACACGGGCGTCTCGACTGGCGTCCACCTCCATGTGGCGCTGATTCAGGGGGATGTCTTCGGCCTGCGCGGGCGTGACCCCACCCGTACCGGGTGCGACATCGCCAGCGGCAACTGGACCGTGGGCCGGGAGTACCAGTACCTCGCCGACCCCTGCTGA
- a CDS encoding MBL fold metallo-hydrolase, which translates to MTQSPALDAVRPPAPPVSTFGGTQVLRPDVVRVRLPMVNVYLLGQPGEPWVLVDAGMVGTAGLIRAAAERHHRGRAPEAIVLTHGHLDHIGALHELLREWQVPVYAHPLELPYLTGEHPYPFPDPTVGGVMSALSPAFVPGPFDFRPHVQALPGDGSVPHLPGWRWLHTPGHTVGHVSLWRENDRALVVGDAFVTTKQETVTGALASKPTIVHGPPAYYTPNWDAARDSMRTLANLDPDLAATGHGHPMFGPEMAIELHRLARNFDEAVRPVRGWYLDHPVPITRPSGTSSAPDSRGRLLLYALAGAGLVLLLRRSSR; encoded by the coding sequence ATGACCCAGTCCCCCGCCCTCGACGCCGTGCGTCCCCCCGCTCCCCCCGTCTCGACCTTCGGCGGCACCCAGGTCCTGCGCCCCGACGTGGTGCGGGTACGGCTGCCGATGGTGAACGTCTACCTGCTGGGCCAGCCGGGGGAGCCGTGGGTGCTGGTGGACGCGGGCATGGTGGGAACCGCCGGGCTGATCCGCGCGGCGGCGGAGCGTCATCACCGGGGGCGGGCGCCCGAGGCCATTGTCCTGACCCACGGGCACCTCGACCACATCGGGGCGCTGCACGAGCTGCTCCGCGAGTGGCAGGTGCCGGTGTACGCCCACCCGCTGGAACTGCCCTATCTCACGGGCGAGCACCCCTACCCCTTCCCCGATCCCACGGTGGGCGGCGTGATGAGCGCGCTGTCCCCGGCCTTCGTCCCCGGGCCCTTCGACTTCCGGCCCCACGTCCAGGCGCTCCCGGGGGACGGCTCGGTTCCCCACCTTCCCGGCTGGCGCTGGCTCCACACGCCGGGGCACACGGTCGGACACGTGTCGCTCTGGCGGGAGAACGACCGTGCGCTGGTCGTGGGGGACGCCTTCGTGACCACCAAGCAGGAGACGGTGACGGGGGCGCTGGCCTCGAAGCCCACCATCGTCCACGGCCCGCCCGCGTACTACACGCCCAACTGGGACGCGGCGCGCGACTCCATGCGGACGCTGGCGAACCTCGACCCCGACCTTGCCGCGACCGGGCACGGGCACCCCATGTTCGGGCCGGAGATGGCAATAGAGCTTCACCGACTCGCCCGCAACTTCGACGAGGCGGTGCGGCCCGTGCGGGGTTGGTACCTGGACCACCCGGTGCCCATCACCCGGCCGAGCGGCACGTCGTCGGCCCCCGACTCACGCGGAAGGCTGCTGCTGTACGCCCTGGCGGGGGCCGGGCTGGTGCTGCTGCTGCGGCGTTCGAGCCGCTGA
- a CDS encoding ribonuclease HII — protein sequence MPAPAVTPDWSFEREHWRRGYFRVAGVDEAGRGAWAGPVTVAAVILPGAAAELPFRDSKQLSANERTALATEVRRVALAWAVEHAWPEEIDRLNILGATHAAAHRALARLDPPPQALITDYLRLSTPLPLLWPPRADALSYTVAAASLLAKTERDRLMTELDAEYPGHGFAAHKGYGAPAHRAALERLGVTPLHRRSFAPVARLLVGEAATGT from the coding sequence ATGCCCGCCCCTGCCGTCACCCCCGACTGGTCCTTCGAGCGCGAGCACTGGCGCAGGGGATATTTCCGGGTCGCCGGGGTGGACGAGGCGGGGCGGGGCGCTTGGGCCGGGCCCGTCACGGTCGCGGCGGTCATCCTGCCTGGGGCGGCGGCAGAGTTGCCCTTCCGGGACAGCAAACAGCTTTCGGCGAACGAACGAACGGCCCTGGCGACAGAGGTTCGGCGGGTGGCGCTGGCCTGGGCCGTCGAGCACGCCTGGCCGGAGGAGATCGACCGGCTGAACATCCTGGGGGCCACGCACGCCGCCGCCCACCGGGCGCTCGCGCGGCTCGACCCACCGCCCCAGGCCCTGATCACCGACTACCTGCGCCTGAGCACGCCCCTCCCCCTGCTCTGGCCCCCCCGCGCCGACGCCCTGAGCTACACCGTGGCCGCCGCGAGCCTCCTCGCCAAGACGGAGCGGGACAGGCTGATGACCGAGCTGGACGCCGAGTACCCCGGTCACGGCTTCGCGGCGCACAAGGGATATGGGGCCCCCGCCCACCGCGCGGCTCTGGAACGGCTGGGGGTGACGCCCCTGCACCGCCGCAGCTTCGCGCCGGTCGCCCGCCTGCTCGTGGGAGAGGCGGCCACCGGGACTTGA
- a CDS encoding AbrB/MazE/SpoVT family DNA-binding domain-containing protein: MARTTLTSKGRITIPQEVRTALGLEQGDQLVIEATEDGFHARVVRKPRAASLQGILRGAVAYEGEEAERAAVAEALARKHRLR; the protein is encoded by the coding sequence ATGGCAAGGACAACCTTAACCAGTAAGGGACGAATTACCATTCCGCAGGAGGTTCGAACCGCCCTGGGGCTGGAGCAGGGTGATCAGCTTGTCATCGAGGCGACGGAGGACGGCTTTCATGCCCGGGTCGTCCGTAAACCGCGTGCCGCGTCCCTTCAGGGCATCCTGCGCGGTGCCGTCGCGTACGAGGGCGAAGAAGCGGAACGTGCTGCCGTCGCCGAAGCACTCGCCCGGAAGCACCGCCTTCGCTGA
- a CDS encoding sensor histidine kinase yields MSTGQLSARIPRTAPARSPGTLRTQFTLVIFLLAFLPNLVLTLSARPDLPSGTLLAWMALVAAPCGLVGYLLSGALLRPLSRLEAEVQRGDFARPHRDDPAEIRALRDAFAELLDRLGTEQGRRGAFMATLVHDLKTPLIATGHLTRTMTEHALTDAERREVGEHLLAENARLLALVGQMADAHRYEREDVRVQARPTPLRPVLDGVARRLLSRAQSRGLCLTVSGTGTAHADAGALERAVTNLADNALRYARTRVELAVTPAGVEVRDDGPGLSAPLTELAQPFNAQPVTIAGQQYTAGTAGLGLFIARRVAEAHGGSLTYDRVPLPLGPEPTDLPERDEPRHDVPDTVHSTLTLHLPEVTP; encoded by the coding sequence GTGAGCACAGGTCAGCTTTCCGCGCGAATCCCCCGGACCGCCCCGGCGCGGTCACCGGGGACACTGCGCACCCAGTTCACGCTGGTGATCTTCCTGCTGGCGTTCCTGCCGAACCTGGTGCTCACCCTCAGCGCGCGGCCCGACCTGCCCTCCGGCACACTGCTGGCCTGGATGGCTCTCGTGGCGGCGCCCTGCGGCCTGGTCGGCTACCTCCTGAGCGGCGCCCTCCTGCGCCCGCTCAGCCGCCTGGAGGCGGAGGTGCAGCGGGGCGACTTCGCGCGGCCCCACCGCGACGACCCCGCCGAGATCCGCGCGCTGCGGGACGCTTTCGCGGAGTTGCTGGACCGGCTGGGCACCGAGCAGGGCCGCAGAGGCGCCTTCATGGCGACCCTCGTCCACGACCTCAAGACGCCCCTGATCGCCACCGGGCACCTCACCCGCACCATGACCGAGCACGCCCTCACCGACGCCGAGCGGCGCGAGGTGGGTGAACACCTCCTCGCCGAGAACGCGCGGCTCCTCGCCCTCGTCGGCCAGATGGCGGACGCGCACCGCTACGAGCGCGAGGACGTGCGGGTGCAGGCCCGGCCCACCCCGCTCCGTCCGGTGCTCGACGGGGTGGCCCGTCGCCTCCTGTCCCGGGCGCAGTCGCGCGGCCTCTGCCTCACGGTCAGCGGGACGGGCACCGCCCACGCCGACGCGGGCGCCCTGGAGCGGGCCGTCACCAACCTCGCCGACAACGCCCTGCGCTACGCCCGCACCCGGGTGGAACTCGCCGTCACCCCGGCCGGGGTGGAGGTGCGCGATGACGGCCCCGGCCTGAGCGCACCCCTGACCGAACTCGCGCAGCCCTTCAACGCGCAACCCGTCACCATCGCCGGGCAGCAGTACACCGCCGGGACCGCCGGGCTGGGCCTCTTTATCGCCCGGCGGGTCGCGGAGGCGCACGGCGGCTCCCTGACCTACGACCGCGTCCCCCTGCCGCTGGGCCCCGAACCCACCGACCTCCCCGAGCGTGACGAGCCCCGTCACGACGTTCCCGACACCGTCCACTCGACCCTCACCCTGCACCTGCCGGAGGTAACGCCATGA
- a CDS encoding GNAT family N-acetyltransferase, protein MTLPPRTPRALGFRTDLALRVRMGTQLEERGTYTVVRTPANPTFWWGNFLLLHELPGPGSLGEWLARFREAHPDAQHVALGVDTAEGEIGAADEWEAAGFRLYRDTVLTTPRTTAPAPPRIDVVLRPLTSDADWEAALDLRLGVNAAETHPREEAGYREFAARRLEGLRAAGEAGHGAYLGAFEDGRMLAGLGVYDAGGGVARYQNVETHPEARSRGLAGNLVHFAGEWARDYLAARTLVIVADPEYHAQRLYERVGFRPAQVQLGLERPPPGA, encoded by the coding sequence ATGACGCTCCCCCCCAGAACTCCCCGGGCCCTGGGCTTCCGCACCGACCTCGCCCTGCGCGTGCGGATGGGGACCCAGTTGGAGGAGCGCGGCACCTACACGGTGGTTCGCACCCCCGCTAACCCGACCTTCTGGTGGGGCAACTTCTTGCTGCTGCACGAGCTTCCCGGTCCCGGCAGTCTGGGGGAGTGGCTCGCCCGCTTTCGGGAAGCCCACCCGGACGCGCAGCACGTCGCCCTGGGCGTGGACACGGCGGAGGGCGAGATCGGGGCGGCGGATGAATGGGAAGCGGCGGGGTTCAGGCTCTACCGCGACACCGTGCTGACCACGCCCCGCACCACCGCGCCCGCGCCGCCCCGGATCGACGTTGTCCTCCGCCCCCTGACCTCGGATGCTGACTGGGAGGCCGCGCTCGACCTGCGTCTGGGCGTCAACGCCGCCGAGACGCACCCCCGCGAGGAGGCGGGCTACCGCGAGTTCGCCGCCCGCAGGCTGGAAGGCCTGCGCGCCGCTGGCGAGGCCGGGCATGGGGCCTACCTCGGGGCTTTCGAGGACGGGCGGATGCTCGCGGGCCTCGGCGTGTACGACGCGGGCGGGGGCGTAGCCCGCTACCAGAACGTCGAGACCCACCCGGAGGCGCGGAGCCGGGGACTCGCCGGGAACCTCGTCCACTTCGCGGGGGAGTGGGCCAGGGACTACCTCGCCGCCCGGACCCTCGTGATCGTCGCCGACCCCGAGTACCACGCGCAGCGGCTGTACGAGCGGGTGGGGTTTCGCCCGGCGCAGGTGCAGCTTGGGCTGGAACGCCCGCCGCCCGGGGCATGA